The sequence TACCGATAGCTTTATTCCCAGCCAGCAACCAGTATTGCTCTTTAAGCATATCGACTTTAAGCATATCGACATTGATCAGGTGGCCAATGTTGTTAAACACGAGCTGCCAATCTTGCGCCGATAATTCACCTATGCGATCAAGTTTCGTTAACCATGATATTCTGTCTCTGTGTACAGTCATTGTTTCTCTCTTACGCTCGATCTATCTGCCAGCCCTTCGCTCCACAGGCATTACCCTGCTTCAACACTACTATGGCTAACTCCGACTTCCATTGATTTATCCCAAGCACCTTATGCTCTTCACACTTGTTAGCTTGGTACTCCATCCTTGGAGGAACCAATGGATCTCCTGGGTTCCGCACTGTTCTTTACAAACTCGCCGACGCCTTCGACTCCGGTGTGTGTTTCTAAATGGGATTTGCTAGTTTGACCATTTAGAAACCGTGGCCTGCTGACCTTCCAACGTCATCGGCACAACACAATAAGGGATTTCGGAGCTGTCACGTTCATCTACTGATTTCGGCTCGAATGTTTCGCTGTCTACGCTTCGTCTCCATTGTTACCGCCGAAGACGCAAGACTCGCTATGTAGTGGTCTAGCTAACCTTCTACAGTGGGACTCTCACCCACAAGATCAGTGCAGCTTTGCCCAGCGCACTGGAAGAACCCCCAAAAGTGTTCGTTCTGAGCTAAGCCACTTTCCAGTAGTACCGTTTTAAATGTTTTTCAAGCTCATTCATCCCAGGAGATAAATACATTTTATAGACTTTCAGATAAATAACTTCCTTGCTATGCATAGAATGAGGGCTGATTTTAAATGTCTTTTTAACAGGTGGGATTGGAAATTTAATTTCTGAAAGTCTATAGATTCGTCATGCTGGTTCAAAAAAACGTAAAGTAGATTAGTCAACATTGCTTA is a genomic window of bacterium containing:
- a CDS encoding group II intron reverse transcriptase/maturase encodes the protein MTVHRDRISWLTKLDRIGELSAQDWQLVFNNIGHLINVDMLKVDMLKEQYWLLAGNKAIG